From the genome of Maribacter algicola, one region includes:
- a CDS encoding histidine phosphatase family protein, whose protein sequence is MKLLKIFPFCFILFLLSCKEEKPTEISGATPDISTFYFIRHAEKDRTDPDDPDPELNQKGLGRAMHWAEILNEVDLDAIYSTNFNRTSMTAAPISVKKNIDVQYYDPRILDLEQFKKDNLNKNVLVVGHSNTTPEFVNLLLGEDTYTQISDDENGTLFIVKIVNGVATSTRLVFNCNCPD, encoded by the coding sequence ATGAAACTACTAAAGATTTTCCCATTTTGTTTTATTCTATTCCTTCTTTCCTGTAAAGAGGAGAAACCGACCGAGATTTCAGGTGCCACCCCAGATATTTCAACTTTTTATTTTATACGGCATGCGGAAAAGGACAGGACAGATCCAGATGATCCAGACCCGGAACTCAACCAAAAAGGGCTTGGCAGGGCCATGCACTGGGCCGAAATTTTAAACGAGGTTGATTTGGATGCCATTTATTCCACAAATTTCAACAGAACCTCCATGACGGCTGCACCAATATCGGTTAAAAAAAATATCGATGTGCAATATTATGACCCTAGAATCTTGGACCTAGAACAATTTAAAAAGGACAACCTTAATAAAAATGTCCTTGTTGTTGGGCATAGCAATACTACCCCAGAATTTGTCAACCTCTTGTTAGGTGAAGATACATATACTCAAATATCCGATGATGAAAACGGAACATTGTTCATTGTGAAAATCGTTAATGGGGTGGCAACAAGCACTAGATTGGTGTTTAATTGTAATTGTCCCGATTAA